Proteins from a single region of Nodularia sp. LEGE 06071:
- a CDS encoding DUF2839 domain-containing protein, with amino-acid sequence MGEAKRRKTTLGDNYGQDTRILPWVPITKTQSQKFMELTTRSTWFCIGAIVVAWITIRFIGPAFGWWEVVY; translated from the coding sequence ATGGGTGAAGCAAAGCGTCGTAAAACTACACTGGGAGATAACTACGGTCAAGATACACGCATCTTGCCTTGGGTTCCCATCACCAAGACCCAATCTCAAAAGTTTATGGAGTTGACTACTCGTTCAACCTGGTTCTGTATTGGTGCGATCGTCGTCGCGTGGATCACTATCCGTTTTATCGGGCCTGCCTTCGGTTGGTGGGAAGTCGTCTATTAA
- a CDS encoding FG-GAP-like repeat-containing protein, whose amino-acid sequence MFKKCRELIFFATTFVTCILSSSSASAQADFNRDLNTDILWRHSNGQVHAWLMNGTQVFNRLDLESPGLEWQIQGTGDFNRDGNTDILWRHSNGQVHAWLMNGTQVFNRLDLESPGLEWQIQGTGDFNRDGNTDILWRHSNGQVHAWLMNGTQVFNRVDLESPGLEWQIQGTGDFNRDGNTDILWRHRNGQVHSWLMTGTQVFDRVDLESPGLEWQIQGKNGYYSDLFLLIDNDWNYQSRDNLFFDGKTENGESLASVKQVYSDLSNGIFGSYKRMTAGYFDTTNYSGTHYGIDMAGLASDTVKTVVSGNTRIIQSTPGNFFIGIEGDDGNLWIYGHLENYSVGIGQRVEAGTIIGTVFDGAYLGSYWMPQHLHLEVHKGHTYDRTKTMSPLQAYWKLRNR is encoded by the coding sequence ATGTTTAAGAAGTGCAGAGAACTTATCTTTTTCGCAACTACATTTGTTACCTGTATCCTATCTTCTAGTTCAGCATCAGCCCAAGCTGACTTCAACCGTGATCTCAACACAGATATTCTCTGGCGACATAGCAATGGACAGGTTCATGCTTGGTTGATGAACGGGACACAAGTCTTTAACCGACTGGATTTAGAATCTCCCGGTCTTGAATGGCAAATTCAAGGAACTGGTGACTTCAACCGTGATGGCAACACAGATATTCTCTGGCGACATAGCAATGGACAGGTTCATGCTTGGTTGATGAACGGGACACAAGTCTTTAACCGACTGGATTTAGAATCTCCCGGTCTTGAATGGCAAATTCAAGGAACTGGTGACTTCAACCGTGATGGCAACACAGATATTCTCTGGCGACATAGCAATGGACAGGTTCATGCTTGGTTAATGAACGGGACACAAGTATTTAACAGAGTGGATTTAGAATCTCCCGGTCTTGAGTGGCAAATTCAAGGAACTGGTGACTTCAACCGTGATGGCAACACAGATATTCTCTGGCGACATAGAAATGGACAGGTTCATTCTTGGTTAATGACCGGAACACAAGTCTTTGACCGAGTGGATTTAGAATCTCCCGGTCTTGAGTGGCAAATTCAAGGCAAAAATGGTTACTATAGCGACCTTTTCTTATTAATAGATAATGACTGGAACTATCAAAGTCGTGACAATTTATTTTTTGACGGTAAAACAGAAAACGGTGAGAGCCTAGCATCTGTCAAGCAGGTTTACTCTGATCTCTCAAATGGCATTTTCGGTTCTTACAAGAGGATGACTGCTGGATACTTTGATACTACTAATTACAGCGGAACACATTATGGTATTGATATGGCTGGACTTGCTAGTGATACAGTAAAAACAGTTGTTAGTGGTAATACTAGGATAATTCAGTCTACTCCTGGTAATTTCTTTATTGGTATTGAAGGTGATGATGGTAATCTTTGGATTTATGGGCATTTAGAAAATTACTCTGTGGGCATTGGTCAGCGTGTAGAAGCTGGAACTATAATTGGTACAGTTTTTGATGGTGCATACTTAGGTTCATACTGGATGCCCCAACACTTACACTTAGAAGTTCATAAAGGTCATACCTACGATCGCACTAAAACCATGAGTCCTCTTCAAGCTTATTGGAAACTGAGAAACAGATAA
- a CDS encoding acyl-CoA thioesterase → MSEKQPIPAQLPPTSAIDIQSNREFESWFEYPVRVQPHHTDYAGVVWHGTYLTWMEEARVECLRSIGIEFADLVALGCDLPVVELSVRYHSGIQLGMAVIVKTRMTEVTGVRINWDYGIVSTDGQQLYTTAKVTLVALDRERGKIMRQLPANVKDALARISLLPNN, encoded by the coding sequence ATGTCGGAAAAACAACCAATTCCCGCACAATTACCACCAACCAGCGCCATTGATATTCAATCGAACCGAGAATTTGAGAGTTGGTTTGAATATCCAGTCAGAGTGCAACCCCATCATACTGACTATGCAGGTGTTGTCTGGCATGGTACTTATTTAACTTGGATGGAAGAAGCACGGGTAGAATGTTTGAGATCAATCGGTATTGAATTTGCTGATTTAGTGGCGTTAGGCTGCGATTTACCAGTTGTAGAACTTTCAGTCCGCTACCACAGTGGAATTCAGTTAGGTATGGCTGTAATTGTCAAAACACGCATGACTGAAGTCACTGGTGTCCGGATCAACTGGGATTATGGAATTGTCTCAACTGATGGACAGCAATTATATACTACGGCCAAAGTGACATTAGTCGCATTGGATCGCGAAAGAGGTAAGATCATGCGTCAACTACCTGCAAATGTGAAGGACGCATTAGCTAGGATTTCCCTATTACCCAATAACTAA
- a CDS encoding DUF1815 family protein encodes MFLRLAHQHRQFVQDLVMNLQALAIVLERRGYPASCYTCGDQMNSASFMVSLGDNHLIRFLVSDYGITWTEMRDDRELMKLEGAEAINQLQELANLVKQSTPASSDNKTLSKKC; translated from the coding sequence GTGTTTCTGAGACTAGCGCATCAACACCGACAATTCGTCCAAGACTTGGTGATGAACCTACAAGCCTTGGCAATTGTACTAGAACGACGCGGATATCCTGCGTCCTGTTATACCTGCGGCGACCAGATGAATAGTGCTTCATTTATGGTTAGCTTGGGCGACAATCACTTAATTCGATTCTTGGTATCCGATTACGGGATTACCTGGACAGAAATGCGAGATGACCGCGAATTAATGAAGTTAGAGGGTGCAGAGGCAATTAATCAGTTGCAAGAACTGGCTAATCTTGTCAAACAATCTACACCAGCTAGTTCAGACAATAAAACACTGTCCAAAAAGTGTTAG
- a CDS encoding tetratricopeptide repeat protein, translating into MNIDDAVKFTQSIIENYTKQPLNDFPMAVLRDSLEGDSYKTIAESYKFDDVYTKKVGSDLWRKLSAALGVKVSKSNLRSVIERYLPPEQQLISDAENLPRCNDEIIYIVGRDEAISDINTLISQRHKIILIQAAGGVGKSTLAKEYLNNQGFELVLQLEMAKDKENITAVESIVEEWLKQDFQEEPGREFGITLTRLRRQLQTRKVGILIDNLEPALDKQGRFIEKHSLYVELLRVLADSSVQSVTLITSRERLSDERVNGIYSYPLSVLDVAAWEEFFTSFKVKIDADTLSAMHKVYGGNAKAMDILLGVMRTDFDGDMAAYWQENSTLVETELKNLVDSQFNRLQTLDTEAYKLLCRLGCFRYQDVPRVSSDALLALLWDVPENKQRDVIKSLQNRYLVEFEKGEYWLHPIIREQGIERFKASGEWEKVNRKAAEYWNESVKTVETIEDARRAFEAYYHYLVVPDYEEAAGVIIRERDNKWEHSEYLGRSFYRLGLLQPIISAILLLIKSVENDYYSSYLYNILGDIYWHSGDINKSIKCHESSRIKASNYINFKTSISQEKNVLFKLKNLQIASFVNIGICKLELSELEDAINYFEITISMSETTGYDRCLIPALFGLSFAESCLNSKTSKNESFHLIAKLHSYTNTVNKKVTTWATIWLVYLGLTYKNLRNMEKSFEMYKQAIFYAERTHYTQVKAKALTGLAELYRIQGDFEKALSNHSESIELLDQIGAKCDLAEAYYQLGLTYQNTGETEKSYINFDEAIRLFNEMEAPKQVEKVETAKRGNID; encoded by the coding sequence ATGAATATTGACGATGCGGTAAAATTTACTCAAAGTATAATTGAGAACTACACGAAACAACCCCTCAACGATTTTCCAATGGCGGTGCTGAGGGATTCTTTGGAAGGTGATAGTTATAAAACAATAGCTGAATCATATAAATTTGACGACGTTTATACAAAAAAAGTCGGTTCTGATTTGTGGAGAAAACTTTCTGCGGCTTTGGGTGTGAAAGTTTCTAAAAGTAATCTCAGAAGCGTTATAGAAAGATATTTGCCTCCTGAACAACAGCTAATATCTGATGCTGAAAATTTGCCTAGATGTAATGATGAAATAATTTATATTGTTGGACGTGACGAGGCTATTAGCGATATCAACACTCTCATTAGTCAGCGTCATAAAATCATACTTATTCAAGCAGCCGGTGGGGTTGGTAAGTCAACTTTAGCCAAGGAATATCTAAATAATCAAGGATTTGAGTTAGTGTTACAACTCGAAATGGCGAAAGATAAGGAGAATATAACTGCCGTTGAAAGTATAGTTGAAGAATGGCTAAAACAAGATTTTCAGGAAGAACCAGGAAGAGAATTTGGAATTACCCTCACAAGGCTACGACGACAACTGCAAACCCGTAAAGTGGGGATATTAATTGATAATTTAGAACCTGCACTAGATAAACAAGGTAGATTTATTGAAAAACATAGTCTTTATGTAGAACTGTTGAGGGTTTTGGCTGATTCATCTGTGCAGTCTGTCACCCTAATAACCAGTAGAGAACGTTTATCTGATGAACGTGTCAATGGTATTTATTCTTATCCTTTATCTGTGTTGGATGTAGCTGCATGGGAAGAATTTTTTACATCTTTCAAAGTTAAGATTGATGCTGATACTCTTTCAGCCATGCACAAAGTTTATGGGGGTAATGCGAAAGCAATGGATATCCTCTTGGGGGTGATGAGAACAGATTTTGATGGAGATATGGCTGCTTATTGGCAAGAAAATTCTACTTTGGTGGAAACGGAATTAAAAAATTTAGTCGATAGTCAATTTAACAGATTGCAAACTTTAGATACTGAAGCTTATAAATTGCTGTGTCGCTTAGGATGCTTTCGTTATCAGGATGTACCAAGAGTTTCTAGTGATGCGCTGTTAGCTTTACTATGGGATGTTCCTGAAAATAAGCAAAGAGATGTAATTAAATCTTTGCAGAATCGGTATTTAGTTGAGTTTGAAAAGGGTGAATACTGGTTACATCCGATTATTCGTGAACAGGGTATAGAAAGGTTCAAAGCAAGTGGGGAATGGGAAAAAGTCAATCGTAAAGCGGCTGAGTATTGGAATGAAAGTGTGAAAACGGTTGAAACTATAGAAGATGCGCGAAGAGCTTTTGAAGCTTATTATCATTATTTAGTAGTTCCTGATTATGAAGAAGCTGCTGGTGTGATTATAAGAGAGAGAGATAATAAATGGGAGCATAGTGAATACCTTGGCCGCTCTTTCTATAGGTTAGGTTTGTTACAGCCAATAATTTCTGCAATTTTACTATTAATAAAAAGTGTGGAAAATGACTATTATTCAAGCTACCTTTATAATATTTTAGGAGATATATATTGGCATAGTGGCGACATTAATAAATCTATTAAATGCCATGAAAGTTCGAGAATTAAAGCGAGCAATTATATAAATTTTAAAACCTCGATCAGCCAAGAAAAAAATGTATTATTTAAACTAAAAAATCTTCAAATAGCATCTTTTGTCAATATAGGTATTTGTAAACTGGAGTTATCGGAACTGGAAGATGCAATCAATTATTTTGAAATAACTATTTCTATGTCTGAAACAACAGGTTACGATAGGTGTTTGATTCCTGCACTTTTTGGCTTATCTTTTGCAGAATCATGTTTAAATTCTAAAACTTCTAAAAATGAATCTTTTCATTTAATTGCAAAATTACACTCTTATACAAATACAGTTAATAAAAAAGTCACTACATGGGCTACTATTTGGCTCGTATATTTAGGTTTAACATATAAAAATCTGAGAAATATGGAAAAGTCTTTTGAAATGTATAAGCAAGCCATTTTTTATGCTGAGAGAACCCACTATACTCAAGTAAAGGCTAAAGCATTAACTGGTTTAGCAGAACTATATCGAATACAAGGAGACTTTGAAAAAGCACTTTCTAATCATTCTGAATCAATCGAACTATTAGATCAAATTGGTGCTAAATGTGATTTAGCAGAAGCATACTACCAACTAGGTTTAACATATCAAAACACGGGTGAAACTGAGAAAAGCTACATTAACTTTGATGAAGCTATCCGACTATTCAATGAAATGGAAGCACCCAAGCAAGTTGAGAAAGTGGAAACAGCTAAAAGAGGAAATATTGATTAA
- a CDS encoding M48 family metallopeptidase: MPTYTGISSEAFRHPLDRQAEEALRNLPGFDLIARKFVEFVYERPQLVYLMGNAIQVGPRQYSTIYQMFRECVRDLDIYPEPALFVVQNPQANSYALGQENPYIVINTGILDLLEEAEIRAVLAHELGHIKCGHTILIQMAMWAMSAASALGELTFGIGNFVSQALIYAFFEWRRKAELTADRAALLVMDDLNTVMSSMMKVSGGSIKYAHECSLPEFMKQSENYHALDEDGLNQVYKFLIYNGAQGTMLSHPFPVERLRYLHEWAVSEEYKQIRRGNYQRTTSGAVNVAAETSPQEVETLRKQIEELQQEINKMKKSE; the protein is encoded by the coding sequence ATGCCAACTTACACAGGAATCTCCAGCGAAGCCTTCCGGCATCCACTGGATCGCCAAGCCGAAGAAGCTTTACGAAATTTACCGGGATTTGATTTAATAGCTCGTAAATTTGTGGAATTTGTCTACGAACGCCCTCAGTTAGTCTATCTAATGGGTAACGCCATCCAAGTAGGGCCGCGGCAATATTCCACTATTTACCAGATGTTCCGCGAATGCGTGCGGGATTTGGACATTTATCCCGAACCGGCGCTGTTTGTCGTGCAGAACCCCCAAGCAAATAGCTATGCCCTGGGGCAAGAGAATCCTTACATAGTTATCAATACAGGGATACTAGACTTACTCGAAGAAGCCGAGATTCGGGCGGTGTTAGCCCATGAACTGGGGCATATTAAATGTGGTCATACTATTTTAATTCAAATGGCGATGTGGGCGATGAGTGCTGCTTCCGCCTTGGGGGAATTAACCTTCGGTATCGGCAATTTCGTCTCTCAAGCCTTGATTTATGCCTTTTTTGAATGGCGACGCAAAGCCGAGTTAACCGCAGACCGGGCTGCTTTGTTAGTGATGGATGACTTAAATACTGTCATGTCATCCATGATGAAAGTTTCTGGCGGTAGTATCAAATATGCTCATGAATGCAGTTTGCCGGAGTTTATGAAGCAGTCAGAAAATTATCATGCACTGGATGAAGATGGACTGAATCAGGTTTATAAATTCTTGATCTACAACGGCGCTCAAGGTACGATGTTGAGCCATCCTTTCCCTGTGGAACGTTTACGGTATTTACATGAGTGGGCTGTATCAGAAGAATATAAGCAAATTCGCCGAGGAAATTATCAGCGCACTACATCAGGTGCTGTCAACGTTGCCGCTGAAACCTCCCCCCAGGAAGTAGAAACTTTACGAAAACAAATTGAAGAATTGCAACAAGAAATTAACAAAATGAAAAAGTCTGAATAG
- a CDS encoding ATP-dependent DNA helicase, translating into MIEAEVHLSLHNFLRSQSGFPSWPHHLTMARLVARALRLGRSALIQVGAVSGYQGRYRTSFVASALMWHGPVIIVASEAVQQRLLQVEIPRLQPWLQANKPIRTGEAWPGNDFQGLLLTSPEAWLKGQFTFADNFPPGIPTIIDGVDDLEDWVRDQLTQDIQPHDWDQLMLACPHQAEIIRSTRAQLTHKLFQHPANPYECYLISQSELEILSDLYSQLDSVETLPEPWNSFWQEFSTSNENLPPSHLFWATIARRQGLFSLHYAPIELGKSLAPIWHRQPVVLIGSALEPETEASLFRQRLGLDDVTCLKFSNDHQGTPIQLYVPHKLPLPNTPEFQAAFIHKVRTLLCLSAAAPGLTLVLVGDVPLKAQVGAILASEFGSRVQVEKTCLDDNGILISGWEFWRSHQSVLPAPHLLIIATLPLPSLENPLVAGRVAHYKRSHQDWFRLFLLPAALNELQRAIAPVRESQGIVALLDSRVVNRSYGAQVLAVLSPLARINYLDPSLFSHPSEEDSG; encoded by the coding sequence GTGATTGAGGCTGAAGTTCATTTGTCACTACATAACTTCCTGCGATCGCAGTCGGGGTTTCCTTCCTGGCCCCATCATTTAACGATGGCTAGATTGGTAGCACGTGCCTTGCGCTTAGGACGTAGTGCCTTAATTCAAGTTGGGGCGGTTTCTGGCTATCAAGGTCGTTATCGCACGAGTTTTGTGGCATCGGCTTTGATGTGGCATGGCCCTGTAATTATTGTGGCCTCAGAAGCAGTACAGCAACGTCTCCTGCAAGTGGAAATTCCCCGTCTCCAGCCGTGGCTACAAGCTAATAAACCCATCAGAACAGGTGAAGCTTGGCCGGGAAATGATTTTCAAGGACTACTCCTCACCTCCCCAGAAGCTTGGTTAAAAGGGCAGTTCACATTTGCTGATAATTTTCCTCCCGGTATTCCCACAATTATTGATGGGGTAGATGATTTAGAAGATTGGGTACGTGATCAGCTTACCCAAGATATTCAACCCCATGACTGGGATCAACTGATGTTAGCTTGTCCCCACCAAGCCGAAATCATTCGCTCTACACGGGCGCAACTCACACACAAACTGTTTCAGCACCCAGCTAATCCTTATGAGTGTTATCTGATTTCCCAGTCAGAATTAGAGATTTTGAGTGATCTATATTCACAACTGGATTCAGTAGAAACATTACCAGAACCCTGGAACAGCTTCTGGCAGGAATTTTCCACCAGTAACGAAAATCTCCCCCCTTCTCATCTGTTCTGGGCAACAATTGCCCGTCGTCAAGGCTTATTTTCTTTACACTACGCCCCGATTGAATTAGGCAAAAGTCTCGCGCCTATTTGGCACAGACAACCAGTGGTCTTAATTGGTAGTGCCTTAGAACCAGAAACTGAAGCTTCATTGTTTCGTCAGCGTTTGGGTTTAGATGACGTAACTTGCTTGAAGTTTTCCAATGATCACCAAGGGACACCCATTCAACTGTATGTACCCCATAAGTTGCCTTTACCCAATACCCCAGAGTTTCAAGCCGCATTTATTCACAAAGTCCGGACACTGCTTTGTCTGAGTGCCGCAGCCCCAGGTTTGACGCTGGTATTGGTGGGAGATGTGCCTCTGAAGGCTCAAGTAGGTGCTATTTTGGCTTCTGAGTTTGGTTCACGGGTGCAGGTGGAAAAAACTTGTTTGGATGATAATGGGATTTTAATTAGTGGGTGGGAATTTTGGCGATCGCATCAATCAGTTTTACCAGCACCACATTTATTAATTATTGCCACTTTGCCGTTACCATCTTTGGAAAATCCCCTCGTGGCTGGTAGAGTGGCTCATTACAAGCGATCGCATCAAGATTGGTTTCGGTTATTTTTGTTACCAGCGGCTTTGAATGAATTACAACGAGCGATCGCACCAGTCAGAGAAAGTCAGGGTATTGTAGCCCTACTCGACAGCCGTGTAGTTAACCGTAGCTATGGCGCGCAAGTCCTGGCTGTCCTCAGTCCTTTGGCACGAATTAACTACCTTGATCCCAGTCTGTTTTCCCATCCTAGTGAGGAAGATTCTGGCTAG
- the dxr gene encoding 1-deoxy-D-xylulose-5-phosphate reductoisomerase — translation MKAITLVGSTGSIGTQTLDIVTQYPDQFRIVGLAAGSNVEMLAAQIRQFRPSIAAISAEEKLPALKEAIKDLDPQPILLAGISGVIEVARYGDAETVVTGIVGCAGLLPTIAAIEAGKDIALANKETLIAGGPVVLPLVEKHGVKLLPADSEHSAIFQCLQGIPQGGLRRILLTASGGAFRDWDVEKLAEVTVADALKHPNWSMGRKITVDSATLMNKGLEVIEAHFLFGLDYEDIDIVIHPQSIIHSLIELQDTSVLAQLGWPDMRLPLLYALSWPERIYTDWERLDLVKAGNLTFREPDHEKYPCMQLAYAAGKAGGSMPAVLNAANEQVVALFLEEKIRFLDIPRCIELVCDRHQNDNCTNPSLDDILAADKWARQEVLTVANKLESPSQVISLHQTTR, via the coding sequence GTGAAAGCTATTACTCTTGTTGGTTCTACTGGCTCAATCGGTACTCAAACTTTAGATATCGTCACTCAGTATCCAGATCAGTTTCGGATTGTCGGATTGGCGGCGGGAAGTAATGTGGAAATGTTGGCGGCTCAAATTCGGCAGTTTCGACCAAGTATAGCGGCGATTTCGGCGGAGGAGAAATTACCAGCACTCAAAGAAGCGATCAAAGACCTAGATCCACAACCGATTCTACTAGCTGGTATTTCTGGAGTCATAGAAGTCGCCCGTTACGGTGATGCTGAAACTGTGGTTACGGGTATTGTCGGTTGTGCTGGTTTATTACCGACCATCGCAGCTATTGAAGCTGGTAAAGATATCGCCTTAGCAAATAAAGAAACTTTGATTGCTGGTGGCCCCGTGGTTCTACCTTTAGTAGAAAAACATGGTGTCAAACTATTACCAGCAGATTCCGAGCATTCCGCGATATTTCAATGCCTCCAAGGTATTCCCCAGGGGGGCTTGCGGCGAATTTTGCTCACAGCTTCTGGTGGGGCTTTCCGAGATTGGGATGTAGAAAAGTTAGCAGAGGTGACAGTTGCTGATGCTCTGAAACATCCTAACTGGTCGATGGGGCGGAAAATCACCGTTGACTCGGCTACTTTGATGAATAAAGGCCTAGAGGTGATTGAGGCTCACTTTCTGTTTGGCTTGGATTATGAAGATATTGATATTGTCATTCATCCCCAGAGCATTATTCACTCGCTGATTGAGTTGCAAGATACATCTGTTTTAGCTCAACTTGGTTGGCCGGATATGCGCTTACCTTTACTTTATGCTTTATCTTGGCCTGAGCGCATCTACACTGACTGGGAAAGGCTGGATTTGGTGAAAGCGGGGAATTTAACTTTCCGTGAACCAGACCACGAGAAGTATCCTTGTATGCAGTTAGCTTATGCTGCTGGTAAGGCTGGAGGTTCGATGCCGGCTGTGTTAAATGCTGCCAATGAACAGGTTGTGGCGTTATTTTTAGAGGAGAAAATTCGATTTTTAGATATTCCCCGTTGTATCGAATTGGTGTGCGATCGCCATCAAAATGATAACTGTACAAATCCTTCTTTAGATGACATTTTGGCAGCAGATAAATGGGCAAGGCAAGAAGTTTTAACGGTAGCTAACAAGTTAGAATCTCCTTCGCAGGTAATTTCGCTGCACCAAACAACTCGATAG
- the lysS gene encoding lysine--tRNA ligase, with protein sequence MSEEDIRAARLEKVNQLKQLGSNPYAYRWESTHHTAELQAKFVDLPSGEELDLDVAVAGRIMARRVFGKLAFFTLQDETGTIQLYLEKSRIQECMGEADPDAFAHLKQLTDAGDILGAKGTIKRTEKGELSVYVKEYNILTKSLLPLPDKWHGLTDVAKRYRQRYVDLIVNPEVRQTFRRRAQITAGIRRYLTERDFLEIETPVLQSEAGGADARPFVTYHNTLEMQLYLRIATELHLKRLIVGGFEKVFELGRIFRNEGVSTRHNPEFTSIEVYQAYVDYNDMMALTEGIITTVAQEVLGTLQITYQGTPIDLSAPWRRVTMHDLVKEYTGLDFNSFSTLDEAKAASKNAGLHSIEDIPTIGKLLNVAFEQKIEENLIQPTFVIDYPVEISPLAKPHRSQPGLVERFELFIVGRETANSFSELTDPVDQRERLEAQAALKAAGDLEAQGVDEDFITALEYGMPPTGGLGIGIDRLVMLLTDCASIRDAIAFPLLKPEGSVIRQFSYNPQTQTLTIEFDSGSVYEYFKVPPSVKEDLDNASSKGQYFNKSIKGKFKHEQLS encoded by the coding sequence ATGTCGGAAGAAGATATCCGTGCCGCCAGGCTGGAAAAAGTCAACCAACTCAAGCAGCTAGGATCTAATCCTTACGCCTATCGTTGGGAGTCTACTCATCACACAGCCGAATTACAAGCAAAATTTGTTGATTTACCCAGTGGTGAAGAACTTGATCTAGATGTTGCCGTTGCTGGACGTATTATGGCGCGTCGGGTTTTCGGTAAATTGGCTTTCTTCACGCTGCAAGATGAAACTGGCACTATTCAACTTTACTTAGAGAAAAGCCGTATCCAAGAATGCATGGGAGAGGCTGATCCTGATGCCTTCGCTCACCTCAAACAACTTACAGATGCAGGTGATATTCTGGGAGCCAAAGGCACTATTAAACGGACTGAAAAGGGCGAATTATCTGTCTACGTCAAAGAATACAACATCCTGACTAAATCCCTGTTGCCTTTACCCGACAAGTGGCATGGTTTAACGGATGTTGCGAAACGCTACCGTCAGCGCTACGTTGACTTGATTGTCAATCCCGAAGTGCGGCAAACTTTCCGCCGTCGCGCCCAAATTACTGCGGGGATTCGTCGCTATTTGACAGAACGGGATTTTCTGGAAATTGAAACTCCGGTTTTGCAAAGTGAAGCTGGCGGTGCTGATGCGCGTCCGTTTGTGACTTACCACAACACGTTAGAAATGCAGTTGTATCTGCGAATTGCTACAGAACTGCATTTGAAGCGGTTGATTGTCGGTGGGTTTGAAAAGGTATTTGAATTAGGGCGAATTTTTCGGAATGAAGGCGTATCAACTCGCCACAATCCTGAATTTACCTCAATTGAGGTTTATCAAGCCTACGTTGATTACAACGATATGATGGCGCTGACAGAGGGAATTATTACCACTGTTGCCCAAGAGGTACTCGGCACACTACAAATTACCTACCAAGGCACACCGATAGATTTATCAGCACCTTGGCGACGGGTAACGATGCACGATTTAGTTAAAGAATATACGGGCTTGGATTTCAATTCTTTTTCGACATTGGATGAAGCGAAAGCGGCTAGTAAAAATGCGGGGCTTCATAGTATAGAAGATATCCCCACAATCGGCAAACTTCTGAATGTAGCTTTTGAACAAAAGATAGAGGAAAACTTAATTCAGCCTACCTTTGTCATTGACTACCCTGTAGAAATTTCACCTTTAGCTAAACCTCATCGTTCTCAGCCTGGTTTGGTAGAACGATTTGAGTTATTTATTGTGGGGCGTGAGACTGCTAACAGCTTCTCGGAATTAACAGATCCAGTGGATCAAAGAGAACGTTTAGAAGCCCAAGCGGCGCTGAAGGCTGCTGGTGATTTAGAAGCCCAAGGTGTGGATGAAGACTTTATCACAGCTTTGGAATACGGAATGCCGCCTACAGGTGGTTTGGGGATTGGTATTGATCGGTTGGTGATGCTATTAACTGATTGTGCCAGTATTCGGGATGCGATCGCCTTTCCATTACTCAAACCAGAAGGCAGCGTGATTAGGCAATTCAGCTATAATCCCCAAACTCAAACACTGACTATTGAATTTGATAGTGGCAGTGTTTACGAGTATTTCAAAGTACCTCCTAGCGTCAAGGAAGACTTAGACAATGCATCGTCTAAAGGTCAATACTTTAACAAATCCATTAAAGGGAAATTTAAGCATGAACAATTGAGTTAG